A single region of the Syntrophorhabdaceae bacterium genome encodes:
- a CDS encoding response regulator: MTKCIMTVDDSVSVRQMVSFTLKNAGYETVEASDGQDALSKLNGSAIHMIVTDLNMPNLDGIGLIKEVRGKAAYKFIPIIMLTTESQDTRKQEGKSAGATGWIVKPFKPEQLLAVVKKVLG; this comes from the coding sequence GTGACGAAATGTATCATGACTGTCGATGATTCTGTAAGTGTCCGCCAGATGGTGAGTTTCACCCTCAAGAATGCGGGGTATGAGACGGTCGAGGCTAGCGATGGACAGGACGCGTTGTCCAAGCTCAACGGTTCGGCGATCCATATGATCGTCACCGATCTCAATATGCCCAACCTCGATGGGATCGGCTTGATAAAGGAGGTCCGAGGCAAGGCCGCATACAAATTCATACCCATCATCATGCTCACGACGGAGTCCCAGGACACCAGAAAACAGGAGGGGAAGAGCGCCGGGGCCACGGGTTGGATAGTCAAGCCCTTCAAGCCGGAGCAGCTCCTGGCGGTAGTGAAAAAGGTCCTGGGATAG
- a CDS encoding chemotaxis response regulator protein-glutamate methylesterase, with amino-acid sequence MAGKIKVLIVDDSAVVRQVLEEIFATDQTLEVVGSARDPFVAADIMRRVVPDVITLDVEMPRMDGITFLHKVMTQRPIPVVMCSSLTEKNSETAMKALEYGAVDIIEKPRMGVKQYLEESRVIICDTVKAAAEARLGRAKKSLIKVEPKLTADAVIEKAPTRAMIQTTERVVVVGASTGGTEALKSFLQALPLDAPGMVIVQHMPEHFTAAFSKRLDGICRVSVKEAQNDDTVVRGRVLIAPGNKHTLLKRSGARYYVEVKEGPLVSRHRPSVDVLFRSAARYAGKNAVAVIMTGMGDDGAKGMLEMKEAGAYTIAQDEATCVVFGMPKEAIKLGAVKTVSPLEHIAGVVMRESIT; translated from the coding sequence ATGGCAGGTAAGATCAAGGTTTTGATCGTTGATGATTCAGCAGTGGTGCGGCAGGTTCTGGAAGAGATATTTGCAACCGACCAGACGCTGGAAGTGGTCGGCTCAGCCAGAGACCCCTTTGTCGCCGCGGACATCATGAGGCGCGTCGTTCCTGACGTCATAACCCTCGACGTGGAAATGCCCCGGATGGATGGCATTACCTTCCTTCATAAGGTTATGACACAGAGGCCGATCCCCGTCGTCATGTGCTCGAGCCTTACAGAAAAGAATTCCGAGACGGCGATGAAGGCCCTCGAGTACGGGGCGGTGGACATCATTGAGAAACCGCGCATGGGCGTAAAACAGTACCTTGAGGAATCGAGAGTCATCATCTGTGATACAGTGAAGGCGGCGGCAGAGGCCCGGCTGGGGCGCGCGAAGAAGAGCCTTATAAAGGTGGAACCGAAGCTGACGGCCGACGCCGTCATCGAGAAAGCACCCACGCGCGCCATGATCCAGACCACGGAGCGCGTTGTGGTCGTTGGCGCATCGACAGGTGGAACGGAGGCCCTCAAGTCCTTCCTTCAGGCCCTGCCGCTTGACGCTCCTGGCATGGTCATCGTTCAGCACATGCCTGAGCATTTCACCGCGGCTTTCTCAAAGAGGCTTGACGGGATCTGCCGCGTTTCGGTGAAAGAGGCACAGAACGACGATACCGTGGTCCGGGGACGTGTCCTCATTGCACCGGGAAACAAGCACACCCTTCTCAAAAGAAGCGGCGCGCGGTACTACGTTGAGGTAAAGGAGGGGCCGCTCGTGTCCCGCCACAGGCCTTCCGTTGATGTCCTCTTCCGGTCCGCCGCGCGGTATGCGGGAAAGAATGCCGTTGCCGTCATCATGACAGGAATGGGCGACGATGGGGCGAAAGGGATGCTGGAGATGAAAGAAGCGGGTGCGTACACTATAGCGCAGGACGAAGCAACATGCGTCGTCTTCGGCATGCCGAAGGAGGCCATCAAACTTGGTGCCGTAAAGACCGTCTCGCCCCTCGAACATATAGCCGGTGTCGTGATGAGAGAGAGTATAACCTAA